The following are encoded in a window of Impatiens glandulifera chromosome 5, dImpGla2.1, whole genome shotgun sequence genomic DNA:
- the LOC124939194 gene encoding aspartic proteinase CDR1-like codes for MDDAIRLSEFGLSRFNSILEFSNNKAKRTNDIYTRITSTYSSYLMEISIGTPSVKQFVVPDTASEVTWTQCLPCVNCYKQNQIMFNSQNSSSFKVLPCGSDQCKNLGGNRICNDFSESKCRYNISYVGNTSSLGELALETYTLGGTSIPNLVYGCGNNNRMSIKETTSGVFGLGSGPLSFIGQLGESFGRKFSYCLVQNVRRKFTLRNVSSKLNFGTKAIVSGRGVVSTPLIIKPSSPLYYLTLEAISVNKLIIPFTRRARSMEDGDDIIKKGNIFMDSGMPMTFLPRNMYQTLKDALKRRILGDIIIRPDYPWMLCYNNTKKFIVPFVTFHFDGGANLSLPSTSIFSQGDGFSFLTMAPSNKAAIFGNFLQMNFLIGYDIDIGKVFFKPTDCSSWWRRTDSSDQEWSVAP; via the coding sequence ATGGACGATGCAATCCGTCTCTCTGAGTTCGGATTGTCTCGTTTCAACTCTATCCTAGAATTCTCCAATAACAAGGCAAAGAGAACTAATGACATATATACGAGAATTACATCAACTTACTCATCTTACCTCATGGAGATTTCCATTGGCACGCCATCAGTCAAGCAGTTTGTGGTCCCCGACACCGCCTCGGAAGTCACATGGACCCAGTGCCTCCCATGTGTGAATTGTTACAAGcaaaatcaaatcatgtttaaTTCCCAAAACTCTTCTTCTTTTAAGGTATTACCATGTGGTTCGGATCAATGTAAGAATTTGGGGGGAAATCGTATTTGTAATGATTTCTCGGAATCAAAATGTAGATATAATATATCCTATGTTGGCAATACAAGCAGTTTGGGAGAACTAGCCTTGGAGACTTACACATTAGGTGGCACTTCCATCCCGAATTTGGTTTATGGGTGTGGGAATAACAATCGCATGAGTATTAAAGAAACCACCTCCGGTGTCTTTGGACTTGGAAGTGGGCCTCTATCATTCATTGGTCAGCTTGGCGAATCTTTCGGTAGAAAGTTCTCATACTGCCTAGTACAAAATGTAAGAAGAAAGTTCACCTTACGAAATGTAAGTAGCAAGCTCAACTTCGGCACTAAAGCAATCGTGTCTGGGCGTGGAGTGGTGTCCACCCCTTTGATCATCAAGCCTTCCTCACCATTATATTATCTCACATTGGAAGCAATCAGCGTAAACAAACTGATAATTCCGTTCACAAGAAGAGCTAGATCCATGGAAGATGGGgatgatattattaaaaaggGTAACATCTTTATGGACTCAGGCATGCCGATGACTTTTTTGCCGAGGAATATGTACCAAACTTTGAAGGATGCACTTAAAAGGAGGATTCTTGGCGACATAATTATAAGGCCAGACTATCCTTGGATGCTTTGCTATAATAACACCAAGAAATTCATTGTTCCCTTTGTCACCTTCCATTTTGATGGTGGTGCTAACTTATCTTTACCGAGTACGAGCATTTTCAGTCAAGGAGACGGTTTTTCATTTCTGACGATGGCACCCTCTAATAAGGCGGCCATATTTGGAAACTTTTTGCAAATGAATTTCTTAATCGGCTATGATATTGATATTGGGAAAGTCTTTTTCAAACCAACTGATTGTTCGAGTTGGTGGAGGAGAACAGATAGTTCAGATCAGGAGTGGAGCGTGGCCCCATAA